The sequence CAAAAAATTACCTTTCCTCTCAGCCTCCATAAAAATATATAATAGATTCACACACTGCTTTTTCCAATATTAAGAAAAACTTAAGATTTATCGTCAGTGAATATTAAGGTTCACTGCCTAGAATAGAGGATATCAAAGCTTGCCTGTAAGGGAAGGGGGTTCATACGTGGAACAATACAATGTGCTCGTTGTTGATGATGAAAAAGAAATACGTGATGCTATTGAGATTTATTTGAAGAATGAAGGGATCAAGGTAATCAAGGCTGCGGATGGAATCGAGGCAATCGAGAAGCTGAATGAGCAGCCTGTTCATTTAATCCTGCTCGATGTGATGATGCCTCGGCAGGACGGGATTACGACGACCTTCCGAATTCGGGAGGATAAGAATATCCCAATCATTATTTTGAGCGCTAAAGCAGAGGATACGGACAAAATCCTCGGGCTTCAGGTCGGTGCTGATGACTATGTGACAAAGCCTTTCAATCCGCTCGAATTGATTGCGAGAGTGAAATCACAGCTCAGGAGATATGTCATGCTCGGTACATATGAAGGGAAGGCAAAGATTATTGACCTGAATGGCCTGACACTGGACCAATCTTCAAAGGAGGTCACTGCCCATGGCGAACCGGTAAAATTGACGCCAATCGAGTACAAGATCCTCGAGCTGCTGATGACAAACGCCGGCAGAGTGTTCTCCATAAATGATATTTATGAGCGTGTATGGAAGGAACCGAGCTACAATGCCGAAAACACAGTAGCGGTTCATATCCGCAAAATTCGCGAAAAAATAGAGATTGATCCGAAGAATCCAAGATTTTTGAAGGTGGTGTGGGGGATTGGATATAAAATCGAAAAGTAAGTATTTGTTTATAATTTGGGTGCTTTTGCTTGCATTTGGACTAAGCGGCCTGTTTTCGCTCCTTACAAATGGCAGCCGGTATATGCAGGGTAATTATTTTGAATCGGATGAATATAACTCGCAAATGAATCAGTTTATTGCCATGCTGAATATGTATGAACTTTATAAAATGCCAAAAGAAGAAATGAAAAAGCAAATCACCGTTTCAGATGAGGAAATTGAAGAACATCGTATGAGGTATGGCAATCTCGGTGACCAGATTTCCAATATCGGAATGCAATATGAAGATCAGATACAGGCGGCAATCGATTCAGGAAACAAGGCCGCTGAGAATGTTCTTACGAAGGAAAGAGATGGAAAGATCGCGGACATCACTGAAAATTTCAACAGCGATGAATATGTCCGTTCTAAAATCGTGAAAGAAAAAGAGAAGAAGGTAGATGAATTTTTTCGGGACCTGGAAGAATACAGCCGTGAATTCAATTATCTTGGGCAGGCATATAAATATTACCTGAAGGACAACTCAACAGGAGAAGTCATTACAAATCTTAGTCTATCAAAAAATGAAGAATCAGCGTCCGACTTCCTAAACAAAAAAGACATGTATTATGTGCTGGATTACGCGGGTTTGGAGAAAAGCTACATGTTCACTGGTTATAATGAGAACTTCCTTCCCTATAATGAAGTAGTTGAAGGGATCCTGGAGAACCAAAAAGACCGGGATATGACCGGCAAAATTGGGTTATCCAGGCATGCTTCTGAGAAGCATAGC comes from Mesobacillus jeotgali and encodes:
- a CDS encoding response regulator transcription factor, encoding MEQYNVLVVDDEKEIRDAIEIYLKNEGIKVIKAADGIEAIEKLNEQPVHLILLDVMMPRQDGITTTFRIREDKNIPIIILSAKAEDTDKILGLQVGADDYVTKPFNPLELIARVKSQLRRYVMLGTYEGKAKIIDLNGLTLDQSSKEVTAHGEPVKLTPIEYKILELLMTNAGRVFSINDIYERVWKEPSYNAENTVAVHIRKIREKIEIDPKNPRFLKVVWGIGYKIEK